GTGCCGAATTTCACCTGCCCCGCTTTGCAGCTGGTTCCCTCCAGACCCACTTCCACCTCCCGGCAGACGAAATCCGCGAGTTCTGAGACGGAACTTTTTTCTATCCACTCTTTAAAGGTAGAGTATCCCCCGATCAGCCCGCGTCTTCTCTCATCCAGTGGGGCCTCCCATAAAAATCCTTTATTAAAGCCCGCGGTTCCAATGACATGGAGGCCACTTCTTTTCGAAAGGTCTGCAACCGCTTCTACCTCCCGGCCATAATCAATAGCCGTTGCATCCACGATAGCTGCTCCTCCCATTCTTTTGTAGTCCATCATGTCTGCCAGCGTTTTCTCGGGATCGTCAAGAAGCAGATCGTCGTCATTTTTCCACACCCAGTATGGCGGACGGCATACCAGATGTTCATG
This genomic window from Anaerotignum faecicola contains:
- a CDS encoding phosphotriesterase; its protein translation is MGFIRTLLGDIRPEEMGFTLSHEHLVCRPPYWVWKNDDDLLLDDPEKTLADMMDYKRMGGAAIVDATAIDYGREVEAVADLSKRSGLHVIGTAGFNKGFLWEAPLDERRRGLIGGYSTFKEWIEKSSVSELADFVCREVEVGLEGTSCKAGQVKFGT